One Solanum lycopersicum chromosome 2, SLM_r2.1 genomic region harbors:
- the LOC101265972 gene encoding LRR receptor-like serine/threonine-protein kinase GHR1: MKLFKFLIIFVLYFGSVIGQLPSPDILALLEFKKGVEHDPTGFLLESWNEESIDFNGCPSSWNGIMCNGGNVAGVVLDNLGLVAHVDLSVFANLTKLVKLSMANNSIVGKMPNNIGRLKSLQYLDLSGNLFNSSIPPEVGELGKLKNLSLAGNNFSGMIPETISGLVSMQSLDLSHNSFSGALPSSLMKLAGLVYLNLSVNGFTKEITKGFELMENLEVLDLHGNMFDGNLDVEMLMLTTATHVDLSGNLLVNTASQQEKFLPGLSESIKYLNLSHNQLKGSLVSGNEAQIFGNLKVLDLSYNQLSGELPSFNFVYDLQVLKLANNLFSGFIPNDLLKGDALLLTELDLSGNNLTGSISMITSTTLRTLNLSSNALSGELPFVTGTSAVLDLSKNQFKGNLARMLKWGNVEFLDLSQNHLTGNIPEVTAQFLRLYYLNLSGNTLTGSLPKVITQFPKITVLDLSFNQLDGDLLTSLLTLPTIEELHLQNNAFVGSIDFPPPASTPKLRVLDLCHNQLAGYFPDGFGSLIALQVLDISGNNFSGSLPTSMGNVSSLTSLDVSENHFSGELPKNLPNSIQSFNASLNDFSGVVPENLRKFPLSSFYPGNSQLQFPNPPSGSGQASAEKHKSRQLKTIIKVVIIVVCVVVLVVLILLAIFVFYLRASRNSQAHVTDKDIRRQTQSNPSGFSSREGAVVSAQNVAAASRKASSSEVISADEKTTGFSPSKTSHFTWSPESGESYSAESLADNLAGELFFLDDTISFTAEELSRAPAEVLGRSSHGTSYRATLDNGLLLTVKWLREGVAKQRKDFTKEAKKFANIGHPNVVGLRGYYWGPTQHEKLILSDYISPGSLSSFLYDRPGRKGPPLTWPQRIKISVDIARGLNYLHFDREVPHGNLKATNVLLDGPDLNARVGDYCLHRLMTQAGTIEQILDAGVLGYRAPELAASKKPVPSFKSDVYAFGVILLEVLTGKCAGDVVSGEDGGVDLTDWVRLKVAEVGGFDCFDNALSSDMGNQAMEKQMKEVLAIALRCIRSVSERPGIKTVYEDLSSI, translated from the exons ATGAAGTTATTCAAGTTCTTGataatttttgttctttattttggCTCTGTCATCGGGCAACTTCCCTCCCCTGATATATTGGCTTTGCTTGAGTTTAAGAAAGGTGTTGAACATGATCCAACAGGGTTTCTTCTTGAATCTTGGAATGAGGAATCTATTGATTTCAATGGGTGTCCTTCATCTTGGAATGGGATAATGTGTAATGGTGGTAATGTTGCAGGTGTTGTTCTTGATAACTTGGGTCTAGTTGCTCATGTTGATTTGAGTGTATTTGCTAATCTTACAAAGCTTGTTAAGCTTTCAATGGCTAACAATTCAATTGTTGGGAAAATGCCTAATAATATAGGTAGATTGAAGAGTCTTCAGTATCTAGATCTCTCTGGTAATTTGTTCAACTCTTCTATACCTCCAGAGGTTGGAGAGTTAGGGAAATTAAAGAATCTGTCATTAGCTGGTAATAACTTCTCCGGTATGATACCGGAGACAATTTCAGGGCTTGTGTCTATGCAATCTTTGGACTTGAGTCACAATTCTTTTTCTGGGGCTCTACCTTCATCTTTGATGAAGTTGGCTGGTTTGGTATACCTTAATCTATCTGTTAATGGATTCACAAAGGAAATTACTAAAGGTTTTGAACTGATGGAAAATCTTGAAGTGCTCGATTTGCACGGTAATATGTTTGATGGCAATTTGGATGTGGAAATGTTGATGCTTACCACTGCAACTCATGTTGACTTGAGTGGAAATTTGCTAGTGAACACTGCTTCTCAGCAGGAGAAGTTTTTGCCAGGTTTATCGGAGTCGATTAAGTATTTAAATCTTAGTCATAATCAGCTAAAAGGTTCACTTGTAAGTGGAAATGAAGCTCAGATATTTGGCAACTTGAAGGTCTTGGATTTGAGCTACAATCAGCTCTCAGGGGAATTGCCTAGtttcaattttgtttatgaTCTACAGGTGCTTAAACTTGCCAACAACTTATTTTCCGGATTTATTCCGAATGATCTGTTGAAAGGAGATGCATTGCTTCTCACTGAGTTGGATTTAAGTGGAAACAATCTCACTG GTTCGATAAGCATGATAACATCCACAACATTGCGAACACTTAACTTGTCCTCCAATGCTCTTTCTGGTGAACTTCCCTTTGTGACTGGAACTTCTGCGGTGCTTGATCTCTCGAAAAATCAGTTCAAAGGTAATCTAGCTAGAATGCTGAAATGGGGGAATGTTGAATTTCTTGACCTTAGCCAAAACCATTTGACTGGAAACATCCCTGAGGTTACGGCTCAGTTTCTGCGTTTATATTACCTCAACCTTTCAGGCAATACGCTCACAGGATCTCTCCCGAAAGTTATCACACAGTTTCCTAAGATCACTGTTCTTGATCTCAGTTTCAACCAGTTGGATGGGGATCTTCTTACTTCTCTACTAACTTTGCCCACTATTGAAGAACTCCACCTACAAAACAATGCATTTGTTGGAAGCATTGATTTCCCTCCTCCGGCTAGTACTCCTAAGCTTCGTGTTCTAGATCTTTGTCATAACCAGCTCGCTGGTTACTTTCCTGACGGATTTGGATCATTGATTGCACTTCAAGTACTCGATATATCAGGAAATAATTTCTCTGGATCTTTGCCAACTTCCATGGGTAATGTTAGCTCTCTTACTTCTTTAGATGTTTCAGAGAATCATTTCTCGGGTGAACTGCCAAAAAACCTTCCTAACAGTATCCAAAGCTTTAATGCATCACTCAATGACTTCTCCGGTGTcgtacctgagaatttgagaaagtTTCCTTTATCATCTTTCTACCCGGGAAACTCTCAACTTCAGTTTCCAAATCCTCCCTCAGGATCGGGTCAAGCTTCAGCAGAAAAGCATAAGAGCAGGCAACTTAAAACTATTATCAAAGTGGTGATCATTGTTGTTTGTGTggttgttcttgttgttttaATCTTGCTAGCCATTTTTGTATTCTACTTACGGGCATCGAGGAACTCTCAGGCACATGTTACTGACAAAGACATCCGCCGTCAAACCCAATCAAATCCTTCTGGTTTTAGCAGTAGAGAAGGTGCAGTTGTTTCAGCACAAAATGTTGCAGCTGCTTCAAGGAAAGCATCATCATCAGAAGTAATTAGTGCTGATGAGAAAACGACAGGTTTCTCCCCTTCGAAAACGAGTCATTTCACTTGGTCACCAGAGTCGGGGGAATCATATAGTGCAGAAAGCCTTGCTGATAATTTGGCTGGAGAGCTGTTCTTCCTTGATGATACAATCTCTTTTACAGCTGAGGAATTATCTAGGGCCCCAGCTGAAGTCTTAGGCAGAAGCAGCCATGGAACATCTTACAGGGCAACACTAGATAACGGATTGCTCTTGACTGTGAAATGGTTGAGAGAAGGAGTGGCCAAACAGAGAAAAGATTTCACAAAGGAGGCTAAAAAGTTTGCCAACATTGGGCATCCAAATGTGGTGGGATTAAGAGGTTACTACTGGGGTCCTACACAACATGAGAAGCTTATTCTTTCAGATTACATATCTCCCGGAAGTCTGTCAAGCTTTCTATATG ATCGGCCTGGAAGAAAAGGTCCACCACTAACCTGGCCCCAAAGAATCAAAATATCAGTTGATATTGCGCGTGGCCTGAATTATCTCCATTTTGACCGTGAAGTTCCTCATGGAAACCTTAAAGCAACCAACGTCTTGTTGGATGGTCCTGATCTTAATGCACGAGTTGGTGATTACTGCCTTCACCGTCTTATGACTCAAGCGGGGACAATTGAACAAATTCTTGATGCTGGAGTGTTAGGCTATCGTGCACCAGAGTTGGCTGCATCAAAGAAACCAGTGCCTTCCTTCAAATCAGATGTATATGCTTTCGGAGTCATTCTGTTGGAGGTCTTAACTGGGAAATGTGCAGGTGATGTTGTTTCCGGTGAAGATGGTGGTGTAGACTTGACTGATTGGGTAAGGTTGAAAGTGGCAGAAGTTGGAGGATTCGACTGTTTTGATAATGCATTGTCATCTGATATGGGAAATCAAGCAATGGAGAAGCAAATGAAGGAGGTTCTTGCAATAGCTCTAAGATGCATACGTTCGGTATCTGAGAGACCAGGTATCAAGACAGTATATGAAGACCTTTCATCTATTTAG